A window of uncultured Fibrobacter sp. contains these coding sequences:
- a CDS encoding ATP-grasp domain-containing protein translates to MRNIIVAEALSTGYNFIEDIVCRGYRAVVLECKATGIMAVDREETYKKIKYPFEVIRECDTYEETVELVKSYNPVIIIPGTESGVVMANRLSESLGLPGNPTSILDSMTRKDAMHEALKRGGVRYIRGRVVSNVEEAEQFLSENHLERGVVKPLQGAGSQGLALCDSREEVLEHVRTNLQSTDFYGNAMHEVLVQERIVGTEYIVNTAVSAGKPRLTSMLVYDKIRTSEGGYIYRFIESISELSAGQAEIVEYAFETVKAIGIQYGMVHGEYMVDEKGPVLIEVNCRPMGCSQPAEYMDLIYGQHETDSILDAYLQPEKFAEEAKRPYRLRRKGAMKMMVIPRNIESESLSLWKIAENLRSTYKIALAPMNETRIFNKTVDLETAGGLIYLVHDDENVVMDDLRLLCELEQKYFSLLYNDGASRPWFIKKEGMPQDIEKTLAETRCMGSTLVVTENPYPIENVMVAKTSELDSIYFRFDQVVICLTEELLQLKEADCLDRIFKAMKLVKEGGRVIIPESTYQYLTYTRNGAETLLRVLRFRIEAPKPDCVKYVIGTR, encoded by the coding sequence ATGAGAAATATAATCGTTGCAGAAGCGTTATCGACAGGATACAACTTCATCGAGGATATCGTCTGTCGAGGCTACAGGGCCGTTGTCCTAGAATGTAAGGCGACGGGAATAATGGCTGTCGATCGTGAAGAAACGTACAAAAAGATAAAGTATCCTTTTGAAGTTATCCGGGAATGTGATACCTACGAAGAAACGGTTGAACTGGTGAAATCCTATAATCCAGTCATCATCATACCGGGAACGGAATCTGGCGTGGTTATGGCGAACAGGCTATCGGAATCTCTGGGACTTCCGGGAAATCCGACTTCGATTCTTGATTCCATGACAAGGAAAGATGCCATGCACGAAGCCCTGAAAAGGGGTGGTGTTAGGTACATTCGAGGGCGAGTCGTATCGAATGTTGAAGAAGCGGAACAGTTCCTAAGCGAAAATCATCTGGAAAGGGGTGTCGTAAAACCGCTACAAGGTGCAGGAAGTCAGGGGCTTGCCTTGTGTGACAGCAGAGAAGAAGTTCTTGAACACGTAAGGACGAATTTGCAAAGTACTGATTTTTACGGAAATGCGATGCATGAGGTCCTTGTTCAGGAAAGAATCGTTGGTACGGAGTACATTGTGAATACGGCGGTTTCGGCCGGAAAGCCTCGCTTGACCTCGATGCTTGTCTATGACAAGATAAGGACATCGGAAGGTGGATATATTTACAGGTTTATCGAAAGTATTTCGGAACTGTCTGCGGGACAAGCCGAAATTGTGGAGTACGCCTTTGAAACCGTAAAAGCCATTGGCATCCAGTATGGGATGGTTCATGGGGAGTACATGGTTGACGAAAAGGGCCCCGTGCTTATTGAAGTGAATTGTCGCCCGATGGGATGCAGCCAGCCTGCGGAATATATGGACTTGATTTATGGGCAGCACGAGACAGATTCTATTTTGGATGCGTATTTGCAGCCCGAAAAGTTTGCGGAAGAGGCGAAAAGACCGTATCGATTGCGTCGAAAAGGGGCTATGAAAATGATGGTTATTCCCCGCAATATCGAGTCCGAGAGTCTTTCGCTTTGGAAAATTGCGGAAAACTTGAGAAGTACGTATAAAATAGCGCTTGCTCCGATGAACGAAACTCGAATATTCAATAAGACCGTTGACCTGGAAACGGCTGGTGGGTTAATCTACCTTGTTCACGATGACGAAAATGTGGTGATGGATGACCTTAGGCTGCTGTGTGAGTTGGAACAAAAGTATTTTTCGCTTTTGTACAATGACGGTGCATCTAGACCGTGGTTTATCAAGAAAGAGGGAATGCCGCAGGATATCGAAAAGACTCTTGCGGAAACGCGCTGCATGGGGAGTACCCTGGTTGTCACAGAAAATCCCTATCCGATTGAGAATGTGATGGTTGCAAAGACTTCGGAGCTGGATTCGATTTATTTCCGGTTTGACCAGGTAGTCATTTGCCTGACAGAAGAACTGCTTCAATTGAAGGAAGCTGATTGCCTCGACCGGATTTTTAAGGCGATGAAGCTGGTTAAGGAAGGGGGCCGCGTGATTATCCCCGAATCGACTTACCAGTATCTGACATACACCCGTAATGGTGCCGAGACTCTGCTGCGAGTCCTGCGCTTTAGGATCGAGGCTCCGAAACCTGATTGCGTCAAGTATGTTATCGGGACTAGATAA
- a CDS encoding InlB B-repeat-containing protein, producing MDKAIQKFSFVRLVSLLVCALGIGSAMAAWDGTSTQKVEKDTVIKGKHYFVIENEKNLAWFSDTVNTYAAMQQAETFLMKDLRTWLNTYKDTVSVEMSKTIANLYIDGMEEISAIEDSVAKITRAQAIAKNIFSVSKEDAIRVTLAILKSNSGKEVGVAFNAFVSAPYLDMGGKPFIPIAAGTGAIRYAGIFDGNGVTISNLSVHSEYLESKAYIYGQNVGMFGTISGTVKNVVLDNVDIQAHGQVQDYLISDNSFVSTGAIVGWMPSGTIEGCYVSGSVDTYKKGQAVGGIVGTAFGGTIKNTLSVATIKVAGDRAFVGGLVGRVKSGTVKFESSVYDGSLLQNTGTSGATGGLIGLVSSKANITEGYYDSDAAASGVGSVEKGGAVEGDNTGVGNSVVNQEEYVCLLNKGTWNNGSCTGAKTNIWSKHTNITNQGVTKDSKGRTLYVITFDANEGSFSGGATTRSKELYLEDPITSQGIDDPIPASDSNVFGKNWSLSKNGEPGNLGKVYKPTTVYAYWKDAYKITFSSKPGFFPGEPATQQKEIWIEEGEPITIDFDLPTEYMENGIKYYFAGWKDSQGNPVQTIGNATKESSFSASWTIAPTFTVSFDVQGHGVAPEAQHILDNELATDPGELVEKGYTFGGWYEDLACTKKFEFDKVQITKNSKVYAKWTRNIYAILYENLKDATYNPADYPKTYNVDTTIDLSLLRPSREGYDFEGWFLDETFDTPISHINDMAEKLTLYANWARTTYIITYTPDEFAKEAIVKDAKDYDTPINLRNETFTAIGRVQDGWSKTLNGDIDYDFDAVYSDKANLDLYPHWKLQDYTIDYVLNGGKFSETPVLSYNLDSAEIKFKTPTKDGYIFKGWCTTDVTENCPKTVTSFKPNAPYGDTAFYAMWEQITVTVTTKNKSKVFDGTPLVVDPSEITVTFPKGVDYTAEAASTVSVTHVAEGEVEATCDQLVIKNSDGVIVTDSFKIEPNYGIIKINPRPLSFTGKTQTLTYTGEEIALTDMTVSGKGLVAGHTHDDVVYSAAGTDVGEYDGVITPAESAVIKDAEENDVTMDYAITTTPGKLTITPAKSFTVTLKNETVEYDGESHANTHECETPEAKTGSTNCEYQFKDDVKDDEKNWTKNLGDLTRTDAGTYTINVRATNPNYTDTAKTTAKLIIEKRPVTVVVEGKKTSVKVEEGSHVYVSEGYTVVSASDPLYDVSNVKLKKGMSASVSLETVGKKFMNLASKLENVDGNFDVEFDVSDGYIEVADAKIVTVTIRGHQQTVDYDGVKHSVSGYDVSIDHEGYSLTDFVFNGNSVVEATSAGTYPMGLDVTQFEDKGLTDFEQVKFNVIDGGLVVNPIKKTLTITANSVAQGNGKDAVLTDPGFTFTPDVLAEGDYIQVVIEGSVTGRGSSENEILSYVIKNSNDEDVTASYENVKTVNGKLTGYPVVAAKYGDGETDTVQVVLVNCPETEDLEKSPLCLRKQVKNSLDSLSDELGEVLPRRGDSEDSTYAFNTYRNKWHYNEDKDWYEPEFESLVKQTEIVVRYGETPNDTIHLKVNVPVTRNDSLLNKAIVNGLNNHNPRIPLPTKTETWDSTYTFAQKWEKDTDGAYVPLFKSEVKEKELKVIYASKTKYFWVDVLVTDDENLVIEKIQAQAEVEGVTPEPYPRNANYDYEFRTWVMDPENDEVYRADFIMTVKKDTIVAVVGPEDSVKVIVDRTDDEDERTRKIDSTLASKEPKIVPVPTDPHQDSVYTFEEWEKDPACKTCYNPIFSSEVKDDTVVVAYAKGKSVDVVIKVTDSEEEIARKIDSTMASFDPPLQPEKTNPHKDSSYVFSNWKKDSDKHYVPEFTPVAKIKDIVVAYGGGPSDTLWVKVKTLDSEDDISKVISDTLAKHKPKIPLPPKVTEDDDSTYVLDGWKQSAEDSTRYEPVIVGIVKKDTIVVKYGKKATDTIHVEIHVTDNDAKVNQKINAAIKSHVPAIPTPTKKSTEEQTFTFNSTWHKNEKTSYYEPGFTAAERSREYVIKYGDGAADTISTMFFVVDVNTQEKLDQKIGEFLEQSGKVVPSKAETEDSTFVLHWKEKQPEGWHVPEFEGVAKSVKIIVKYGDKETDTVYVVIRITDTDSIIESKIEEALPKQGGDSIRVLPVKDADSTYTYEFEKFVRNDSTDVYEPTFARIARVFDVIFHLPAEGDLTAEFNGYTYGKVTMLPSGYIKGDSTWEFKGWYQKKNGLGERYKAMLATDYGDKDVYPLFQKTIRYDDARGETGEIVVIYSGSAEKTIDRALAGVIPENYKKGQVTYTFDKWQLKDGVYTATFVDAATGLPESRSVGFTVATSGRALEISGAKIGSKVMVYDVQGVLVAQDVVTNGTRRIELSRPGSYVVRVNRRTLRVNVE from the coding sequence ATGGATAAGGCTATTCAGAAGTTTTCGTTCGTCCGCTTGGTATCCCTGCTCGTGTGTGCGCTGGGGATTGGTTCTGCTATGGCTGCCTGGGATGGCACCTCCACCCAAAAAGTGGAAAAAGATACGGTAATTAAGGGCAAGCACTATTTTGTCATTGAGAATGAAAAAAACTTGGCGTGGTTTTCGGATACGGTGAATACGTATGCGGCTATGCAACAGGCGGAAACTTTCTTAATGAAAGATTTGCGGACATGGCTAAACACTTACAAAGATACTGTTTCCGTTGAAATGAGCAAGACCATTGCGAACCTGTATATTGACGGTATGGAGGAAATCTCGGCCATTGAAGACAGTGTTGCAAAAATAACTCGGGCCCAAGCCATTGCGAAAAACATTTTTTCTGTGTCCAAAGAAGATGCCATTAGGGTGACTTTAGCGATTTTGAAATCGAATTCTGGTAAAGAGGTTGGGGTTGCTTTTAATGCCTTTGTGTCGGCTCCCTACCTGGACATGGGAGGAAAACCGTTTATCCCGATTGCTGCAGGTACGGGTGCCATAAGGTACGCGGGTATTTTTGACGGTAACGGGGTCACCATTTCTAATCTTTCTGTTCATAGCGAATACCTTGAAAGTAAGGCTTATATTTATGGACAAAATGTCGGCATGTTTGGAACGATTTCGGGGACGGTAAAAAATGTTGTTTTGGATAACGTAGATATTCAGGCTCATGGTCAGGTGCAAGACTATTTAATCAGTGACAACAGCTTTGTGAGTACAGGCGCTATCGTAGGCTGGATGCCTTCTGGTACGATTGAGGGCTGTTATGTGTCGGGTTCTGTAGATACCTATAAAAAGGGGCAGGCTGTTGGTGGTATAGTGGGTACAGCTTTTGGCGGAACAATCAAGAATACCTTGAGTGTCGCTACAATTAAGGTTGCCGGTGATAGAGCTTTTGTCGGTGGTCTTGTGGGACGCGTCAAATCTGGAACGGTTAAGTTTGAATCGAGCGTATACGACGGAAGCCTGCTGCAAAATACGGGCACTAGTGGTGCCACGGGAGGCCTTATCGGTTTGGTGAGTAGTAAAGCTAACATTACCGAAGGTTATTATGATAGTGATGCTGCAGCTAGTGGCGTTGGTTCTGTTGAAAAAGGGGGCGCTGTTGAAGGGGATAATACCGGTGTCGGCAATTCGGTCGTGAACCAAGAAGAGTATGTCTGTTTGCTCAATAAGGGAACATGGAACAATGGTAGTTGTACGGGTGCAAAGACTAACATTTGGAGTAAACACACAAACATAACAAACCAAGGTGTGACAAAGGATTCAAAGGGAAGGACTCTTTATGTGATTACTTTTGATGCTAATGAAGGCTCGTTTTCTGGCGGAGCTACAACAAGAAGTAAGGAATTGTATCTAGAAGATCCAATAACTTCACAGGGAATCGATGATCCTATTCCCGCATCAGATTCAAATGTGTTTGGGAAAAATTGGTCTTTAAGTAAAAATGGAGAACCGGGAAATCTTGGCAAAGTATATAAGCCAACCACGGTTTATGCCTATTGGAAAGATGCTTATAAAATAACGTTCAGTTCCAAGCCGGGATTTTTCCCTGGCGAACCGGCTACGCAGCAAAAAGAAATCTGGATAGAAGAAGGTGAACCTATTACGATTGACTTTGACCTTCCTACGGAGTATATGGAAAATGGAATTAAGTATTACTTTGCCGGTTGGAAGGATTCTCAAGGAAATCCGGTACAGACAATCGGTAATGCAACAAAGGAGTCATCTTTTTCTGCGTCGTGGACAATAGCTCCGACTTTCACCGTTTCGTTTGATGTGCAGGGCCATGGTGTTGCACCTGAGGCACAGCATATTCTTGATAATGAATTGGCTACTGACCCCGGTGAACTCGTAGAAAAAGGATATACTTTTGGTGGATGGTATGAAGACCTTGCTTGTACGAAGAAATTTGAATTTGACAAGGTGCAAATCACAAAGAATAGCAAAGTTTATGCGAAGTGGACTCGAAATATCTATGCTATTCTTTATGAAAATTTGAAGGACGCTACTTATAATCCTGCCGACTATCCGAAAACCTATAATGTTGATACAACTATAGATTTGAGTCTTTTGCGCCCGTCTAGAGAAGGCTATGACTTTGAAGGCTGGTTCCTTGACGAAACCTTTGATACTCCGATTTCACATATCAATGATATGGCCGAAAAACTAACGTTATATGCAAATTGGGCAAGGACTACGTATATAATCACTTATACCCCAGATGAATTTGCTAAAGAAGCGATTGTTAAAGATGCAAAAGATTATGATACGCCTATAAATTTGCGAAACGAAACCTTTACGGCCATTGGTCGTGTACAGGATGGTTGGTCTAAAACATTGAATGGCGATATAGATTATGACTTTGATGCTGTGTATTCGGACAAGGCTAACCTGGATCTTTATCCGCATTGGAAGCTCCAAGACTATACAATTGATTATGTTTTGAATGGCGGAAAATTCTCTGAAACGCCGGTTTTATCTTATAATCTTGATTCTGCAGAAATTAAGTTCAAAACACCAACCAAGGATGGCTATATATTTAAGGGCTGGTGCACTACGGATGTAACAGAGAATTGTCCCAAGACGGTAACTAGCTTCAAACCGAATGCGCCTTATGGCGATACTGCATTCTATGCCATGTGGGAACAGATTACGGTCACGGTGACGACTAAGAATAAATCTAAGGTTTTCGATGGCACTCCGCTTGTTGTGGATCCGTCGGAAATTACTGTAACTTTCCCAAAAGGTGTTGATTATACAGCTGAGGCTGCATCTACTGTTTCTGTAACTCACGTGGCTGAAGGCGAGGTCGAAGCAACTTGTGACCAGTTGGTCATCAAGAACAGTGATGGCGTAATTGTAACGGATTCCTTCAAGATTGAACCGAATTATGGAATCATCAAGATCAATCCGAGACCACTTTCGTTTACGGGTAAAACGCAAACTTTGACTTATACGGGCGAAGAAATTGCCTTGACTGATATGACTGTTTCGGGCAAGGGCTTGGTTGCTGGTCATACGCATGATGATGTCGTTTATAGTGCCGCTGGCACCGATGTGGGTGAGTACGATGGCGTGATTACTCCGGCAGAATCTGCCGTTATTAAGGATGCTGAAGAAAATGACGTTACGATGGATTACGCGATAACGACCACTCCGGGCAAGTTGACTATTACACCGGCAAAGTCGTTTACGGTTACACTTAAAAATGAAACCGTTGAGTACGATGGAGAATCCCATGCGAATACGCACGAATGTGAAACACCGGAAGCAAAGACTGGTTCAACAAATTGTGAGTATCAGTTCAAGGATGATGTCAAGGATGATGAAAAAAATTGGACTAAGAATTTGGGCGACCTCACTCGGACGGATGCTGGAACCTACACTATCAATGTAAGGGCGACTAACCCGAATTATACGGATACAGCAAAAACAACTGCAAAGCTGATAATTGAAAAGCGGCCGGTCACGGTTGTGGTTGAAGGTAAGAAAACGAGTGTCAAGGTCGAAGAGGGTTCCCACGTGTATGTGTCTGAAGGCTATACGGTTGTGAGTGCATCCGATCCTCTTTACGATGTGTCGAATGTAAAGCTGAAAAAAGGTATGTCGGCCTCGGTGAGCCTAGAAACTGTAGGCAAAAAATTTATGAATCTTGCTTCGAAACTTGAAAATGTAGATGGTAATTTTGATGTAGAGTTTGATGTAAGTGACGGCTATATCGAAGTTGCCGATGCAAAGATTGTTACGGTAACCATTAGAGGTCACCAACAGACTGTTGACTATGATGGTGTCAAACACAGTGTGTCGGGTTACGATGTTTCTATAGACCATGAGGGCTATTCGCTGACGGACTTTGTGTTCAACGGAAATAGCGTTGTGGAGGCGACGTCGGCGGGAACGTATCCGATGGGACTTGATGTGACTCAGTTTGAGGACAAAGGCTTGACGGATTTTGAACAGGTCAAGTTCAACGTGATTGACGGTGGCCTTGTCGTGAATCCGATTAAGAAAACTCTGACGATCACGGCGAATTCCGTTGCCCAGGGCAACGGTAAGGACGCTGTCCTTACGGATCCGGGATTTACCTTCACTCCGGACGTCCTTGCGGAGGGCGACTACATTCAGGTCGTGATTGAAGGCTCTGTGACGGGAAGAGGCTCTTCTGAAAATGAGATTCTCTCGTATGTGATTAAAAATTCTAATGACGAAGATGTCACGGCATCGTATGAGAATGTCAAGACTGTCAATGGTAAGTTGACGGGGTATCCTGTCGTTGCTGCCAAGTATGGTGATGGCGAAACGGATACCGTTCAGGTCGTCCTTGTCAATTGCCCCGAAACAGAAGATCTGGAAAAGTCTCCGCTATGTCTTCGAAAGCAGGTGAAAAATTCGCTTGATTCGCTGAGCGATGAGCTTGGTGAAGTTTTGCCGCGCAGGGGCGACAGCGAAGATTCTACGTATGCCTTCAATACTTACCGTAACAAGTGGCATTACAATGAAGACAAGGATTGGTATGAACCTGAGTTCGAATCCTTAGTCAAGCAGACTGAAATTGTTGTGAGATATGGTGAAACTCCAAACGATACGATTCATTTGAAGGTCAATGTGCCGGTTACGCGTAACGATTCGCTTTTGAACAAGGCGATTGTCAATGGTTTGAATAACCACAATCCGAGAATTCCGCTTCCGACTAAGACCGAAACTTGGGATTCTACGTATACGTTCGCACAGAAGTGGGAAAAGGATACGGACGGTGCTTACGTGCCTCTGTTTAAGAGCGAAGTGAAGGAGAAGGAACTCAAGGTTATTTACGCAAGTAAGACCAAATATTTCTGGGTCGATGTCCTTGTGACCGACGATGAAAACCTGGTGATAGAAAAGATTCAGGCGCAAGCGGAGGTAGAAGGTGTGACTCCTGAGCCGTATCCTCGCAATGCGAATTATGACTATGAGTTTAGAACTTGGGTAATGGATCCGGAAAATGATGAGGTCTATCGTGCGGACTTTATCATGACCGTCAAGAAAGATACGATTGTCGCTGTGGTGGGCCCCGAAGATTCCGTCAAGGTAATCGTTGATAGGACCGATGACGAAGATGAACGTACAAGGAAAATCGATTCGACCCTGGCAAGTAAGGAACCGAAAATTGTTCCTGTGCCTACGGACCCGCATCAGGATTCCGTCTATACTTTCGAGGAATGGGAGAAAGATCCGGCTTGCAAGACTTGTTACAATCCTATATTCTCGTCGGAAGTCAAGGATGATACGGTTGTCGTTGCCTACGCAAAGGGCAAATCGGTCGACGTGGTGATTAAGGTGACGGATAGCGAAGAAGAAATCGCAAGAAAGATTGATTCGACCATGGCAAGCTTCGATCCGCCTCTCCAGCCGGAAAAGACGAATCCGCACAAGGATTCCAGCTACGTTTTCTCGAACTGGAAAAAGGATTCCGACAAGCATTATGTGCCTGAATTTACTCCGGTTGCAAAAATCAAGGATATCGTGGTGGCCTATGGCGGTGGTCCAAGTGATACCCTTTGGGTGAAGGTGAAAACGCTGGATTCCGAGGATGACATAAGCAAGGTCATTTCCGATACGCTTGCAAAGCATAAGCCGAAAATCCCGCTGCCGCCCAAGGTTACTGAAGATGACGATTCCACCTACGTTCTTGATGGCTGGAAACAGAGTGCAGAGGATTCTACTCGCTATGAACCTGTCATTGTGGGCATTGTCAAGAAAGATACCATTGTGGTGAAGTATGGTAAAAAGGCTACCGATACGATTCATGTGGAAATTCATGTGACCGATAACGATGCCAAGGTGAACCAGAAAATCAATGCCGCTATCAAGTCGCATGTTCCGGCTATTCCGACTCCGACCAAGAAGTCGACGGAAGAACAGACGTTCACGTTTAATAGTACCTGGCACAAGAACGAAAAGACTTCGTACTACGAACCGGGATTTACCGCTGCCGAAAGAAGCCGTGAATATGTCATTAAGTATGGCGATGGTGCTGCGGATACGATATCGACAATGTTCTTTGTTGTCGATGTGAATACGCAGGAAAAACTGGATCAAAAGATTGGCGAATTCCTGGAACAGTCCGGAAAGGTTGTTCCGTCGAAGGCTGAAACCGAAGATTCTACGTTCGTCCTTCATTGGAAGGAAAAACAACCCGAAGGCTGGCATGTTCCAGAATTTGAAGGTGTTGCAAAATCTGTAAAGATTATAGTGAAGTATGGTGACAAGGAAACGGATACGGTCTACGTGGTGATCCGGATAACCGATACGGATTCGATTATTGAATCGAAAATCGAGGAAGCCCTTCCGAAGCAAGGTGGCGATTCCATTCGTGTGTTGCCGGTGAAGGATGCGGATAGCACATATACCTACGAATTCGAAAAGTTTGTGCGGAATGACTCGACAGATGTCTACGAACCGACTTTCGCAAGGATTGCCCGAGTGTTTGACGTAATCTTCCACCTGCCTGCAGAAGGAGATTTAACGGCTGAGTTCAACGGCTATACCTATGGGAAGGTGACAATGCTTCCGTCGGGTTACATCAAGGGTGATTCCACTTGGGAATTCAAGGGATGGTACCAGAAGAAGAATGGCCTGGGTGAGCGCTACAAGGCGATGCTTGCCACCGATTACGGCGACAAGGATGTGTACCCGCTGTTCCAGAAGACAATCCGCTACGATGATGCTCGTGGAGAAACGGGTGAAATCGTCGTGATTTATTCTGGCTCTGCCGAAAAGACGATTGACCGCGCCTTGGCGGGAGTCATTCCTGAAAACTACAAGAAGGGTCAGGTGACCTATACCTTCGATAAGTGGCAGCTGAAGGACGGTGTTTATACGGCAACGTTCGTGGATGCCGCTACCGGCTTACCGGAATCTAGGTCTGTGGGCTTTACCGTGGCAACGAGTGGCCGTGCCCTTGAAATCTCGGGAGCGAAAATCGGTTCGAAGGTGATGGTCTACGATGTTCAGGGGGTCCTTGTGGCACAGGATGTCGTGACGAATGGAACTCGTCGAATCGAACTCTCTCGACCGGGCAGTTACGTTGTGCGGGTTAACCGCCGTACACTCCGCGTGAACGTGGAATAG
- a CDS encoding DEAD/DEAH box helicase, producing the protein MLFSELPLANPLQRAVRAVGYEQPTPIQEKSIPSLLEGKDLLGIAQTGTGKTAAFALPILQLLLDSGKFRAPKTCRALILLPTRELAIQVEDCFKQYAQFTAISTACIFGGVSDVSQKRNLIRGVDVLVATPGRLLDLINQKAVSLKALEFFVLDEADRMLDMGFIHDIRKVVALLPQNRQNLFFSATMPDDITKLAATILRPNPVRVEVAPQSTPIERIHQELYRIDKRRKGALLKELLLAHPEMKKVLVFSRTKHGADKITRVLEKAGIKCAAIHGNKSQNRRQEALGNFKCEQIRVLVATDIAARGIDVDDVSHVFNYDLPDVPETFVHRIGRTARAGKDGIAISFCAPDEEQDLRAIEKLTRISIPEGDKTIFEKLPPPQKETPESEMRNARGRGFPKGNHHGNKPNRGELNRHENRGGDRRGESNREGHNTGNPQNAPHSKQKPQNQQKHQKPQIQQSQAPQNREKPNGGIPQNQEGRRTIGMNRPGSRARKRMREAAKNQQ; encoded by the coding sequence ATGCTTTTTTCAGAACTTCCCTTAGCGAATCCGTTGCAACGCGCTGTGCGTGCTGTTGGCTATGAACAACCTACTCCGATTCAGGAAAAATCGATTCCGAGTCTGTTGGAAGGCAAAGATCTTCTAGGAATTGCCCAGACGGGAACGGGAAAGACCGCCGCGTTTGCGCTTCCGATTTTGCAGTTGTTGCTGGATTCGGGAAAGTTCCGTGCGCCTAAGACTTGCCGTGCGCTGATTCTTTTGCCGACGCGAGAACTTGCGATTCAGGTGGAAGATTGCTTTAAGCAGTACGCCCAGTTTACGGCGATTTCGACGGCCTGCATTTTTGGCGGCGTGAGCGATGTCAGCCAAAAGCGTAATCTGATTCGAGGCGTCGATGTGCTGGTGGCAACCCCTGGACGCTTGCTAGACCTCATAAACCAGAAGGCGGTGTCGTTAAAGGCGCTGGAATTTTTCGTGCTCGACGAGGCCGACCGAATGCTCGACATGGGGTTCATTCACGACATTCGCAAGGTGGTGGCGTTACTCCCGCAGAACAGGCAGAACCTGTTCTTCAGCGCGACCATGCCCGATGACATCACGAAACTTGCCGCGACGATTCTGCGACCGAACCCAGTGAGGGTGGAAGTGGCGCCGCAGAGCACTCCCATCGAGCGCATTCACCAGGAGCTTTACCGCATCGACAAGCGCCGCAAGGGCGCTCTCCTCAAGGAACTCTTGCTTGCGCACCCCGAAATGAAAAAGGTGCTAGTCTTTAGCCGAACCAAGCACGGTGCGGATAAAATCACGCGAGTGCTTGAAAAGGCGGGCATCAAGTGCGCCGCGATTCACGGCAACAAGAGCCAGAACCGTAGGCAGGAGGCCCTGGGCAACTTCAAGTGCGAACAGATTCGTGTGCTAGTGGCGACTGATATCGCCGCTCGTGGCATCGACGTGGACGATGTGTCGCATGTTTTCAACTACGACCTGCCCGATGTCCCGGAAACGTTCGTGCACCGTATTGGACGTACGGCCCGCGCAGGGAAGGACGGTATCGCGATTTCGTTCTGCGCTCCCGACGAAGAACAGGACCTTCGTGCCATCGAGAAATTGACTCGCATCAGTATTCCCGAAGGCGACAAGACGATTTTCGAAAAGCTCCCGCCCCCGCAAAAGGAAACTCCCGAAAGCGAAATGCGCAATGCACGCGGCCGTGGATTCCCCAAAGGCAACCATCACGGCAACAAGCCGAATCGTGGTGAGCTGAATCGCCACGAAAACCGTGGCGGCGACCGTCGAGGCGAATCTAACCGCGAGGGCCATAACACGGGCAATCCGCAGAATGCCCCGCATTCGAAGCAGAAACCGCAGAATCAGCAGAAGCATCAAAAGCCGCAGATTCAACAGAGCCAGGCTCCGCAAAATCGCGAAAAGCCGAACGGCGGTATTCCGCAGAATCAGGAAGGTCGCCGAACTATCGGCATGAATCGCCCCGGTTCGCGCGCCCGCAAGCGTATGCGCGAAGCCGCAAAAAATCAACAGTAA